TATGATGCAGTAAGATTTTTATAATAAATAAAAAAAACATGAAAGTTCCTTAAAAAGGAATCCTTCATGCCAAAAGTTTCTATAAATATAACCTCAATCTAATTTATTATAATTGTAATAAATTATTTATATTTTGAATTTATTTACTTCTTCATTCATCGTCCTAGTCATTTCATTTAATTTCTCTGCAGATATAGATACATCTTTTGAACAATTATGCATTTCCTCAGAAGATGCACTTATTTCTTCTGAAGAAGCAGATATTTCTTCTGAAATAGCTGAACTTCCTTCCATTTTAGATAAAACCTCATCCTTTTTTTCATTTATAGAATAGGCTGAGTCATTAACATTTTGTATTTTAGGAACAATATTTTCAATAGAATATATTATATTTTTAAATACATCTATTGTTTCATCTATAACTTTAGATTAACCATCAAGCTCTCCTTTCATTTTTCCAGTATTATTTATTATCTCTTTCTTATCTTTATTTATATTTTCCACTAATTTATTTATACTTTCAGAAGATTCTTTGCTTCTTTCCGCTAGTTTTCTTATTTCATCCGCTACAACAGCAAATCCTTTCCCTGATTCTCCTGCCCTTGCAGCTTCAATTGCTGCATTTAGAGCTAATAGATTGGTTTGCTCTGAAATACTATTTATTAAGTTTGTCATTTCACTTATTTGATCTACATTATCATCAAGCTTAGATATTACATTTAAAAACTCCTTGAAAAATTCTCCAATATTTTTTACTGACACTATCATATTTCCCATCTTTTTATTGCTATCATTAGCCATTAAATTCACACTCACAGAATTTTCACTTATTGATGATAATTCGCTTACTACAATATCAAGTCTTTCTCCAAAACTTGATACTGTTGATGTAGCTTTTACAAGATCTCCAGCTTGATTTGAAATGCCTATAGCTACATCCTGTATTGCATTTGAAACTTCACTTGAGGAACTTGTCATTTCTTCTGAAGCAGATAATAATTTTTGGCTCTCTTTTGAAACTACTTCAGAGCTTTCTTTTACTTTTCCTAGCATAGATTTTACAGAACTCTGCATTCTATCTAAAGATTTTATAATATCACCAATCTCATCCTTTAATTTAAAATATTTTTCTTCTATTTGTATTGTGAAGTTTCCCCCTCCCATTTCTTTTATATGCTCTGCTGCATATTTAATAGGATTTGATATTTTATTAGCTATAAATATACATATAAACACAGCAACTATAGAAAATAGAATAGTAAAGACTAAAGTTATAATCCCTATGCTATTTGCAGATTTTATAAGTTCTGACTTTTCTACAAGTGATATGTAATACCATCCTAATTTTTCATTAGAAGATTTTTTTACATTTATAAAATATTCTTTTCCATTATCCATTTTTGTATTAAAACTAGTATTTTTATATTTGGATAAATCGTTGAAATTTTTTATTTTAAGTTCTTTTATACTTTTAGAAATGAGACTTTCATCTTTACCACTAGCTATTATTGTTCCTTTTTGATCTGTTACAATAAGATAACCATTTTCCCCTATTTTAGTCTTTTTACTCATTTCAGATAACTTTTTTAAATTTATATCAAAGGTCATAACTCCTTTAAAATTAGAATTTAAATCTTTAACTGGATTTATAACTGACATTACCATAGATCCTGATGAAGTTTTATAAACATCTGTAAAGGAAACCTTATCCTTGTTTTTCTTAGCTTCATTGTACCAGTCCCTTTTTCTAGGATCATATCCTTTTTTTCTTGAAATTGCTGGATACTGCATATATCCACCATTACTTTCTGAAGATATGGAAAGAGTCTCTATACCATCATGAGTTTTTGTAAAAATTTCAAATTCCTTATATAAAGAAGATTCAAAACTTCCATTCTTAAGAGGTGTCATGGGTATTTCATTTGATTGATATTCTTTATTAACATATGAAGTGATTTGCTTATCTAGATTATTTAATTTCTTAGAAAACATATTTATATTTTCTTCAAAGGACATGATATAGTTATTAAAACTAGTATCGACTTGTGTGATTTGCTTTCCTATAGATTGTACATAGTCTTCTTTTGTTTGATTGTATACTTTAGTGTAAATTATAGAACCCAATAAGACCAAGGATATTAAAATTAAAGACACAAAAGATATTATAAGTTTGTTTTTTATACTAGAATTTTTTTTCATTACACTGATGCTCCTTTTTGTTTTGTCTTTTTATACAGTAATTAATCGTAACTTTAATATAGTAATTTATATTTATTCAATATTTTTTACAATAAATTTAAAAATAAAAACTGTATTTAGTTAAATTTTAACTAAATACAGTTTTCCATTGTTTAATTAGTTCATTTAATAAAAAACTTACTCTTTTCATATTACAAATAAAAGAAACTTTTATTAAATGCCTCTATCTTTTTTAGAAAAATATAAGGATTTCTTTTTATAATATCTAACTTTTCACCTTAATATTTCCTTAACTCTACCAACAATACCACTCTCAAGCATAACTTTAATACCACGAGGATGGATAGCTGACTTTGTAAGAAGCTTTTCAACCACACCTTCTGTCAATTTTTCAGAACGCTGATCTTGTTTTTGAACAACCTTTACTTTTGTTCCTGGTCTTATATTTTCTCTTATAGTTCCATTCATATTATTAATCTCCTTCTTTACTTATAATAGGATAGCTAACCACTTACAGTATCTTGTGCTCTTTAGATTCACTATGCTCATTAACTGACACAACGTAATATAAATATATTTATTGATTCTTTATAGATAATTTTTAACTTGAATTATAAATTAAAAAGCTAGAAATTGAAATAGTTATATTCCTAATTTTCTAGCCTTTACCTATTTAATTATTAAATTTTCAATAGATTAATAAAAATATTTTATCAAAATCCGTATATTGAGATACATTACATTCCAGACATTCTGTTGCATTCTTCTGCGCAGGTAGTACATTCTTGTGCACATTTTTGACAATGTTCATCTTGAACCATTTTACACTCCTGAGCACATTTATCACAAATAGTAGCACAAAGTTTACAATGATCCTTTGCAAATTGCCCATTCATTGCCATAAGTCCTACTGACATTTCGCACATTTTTGCACATTCCATAAGGATTTTTATACAATTTTTTCTTGGATTAGCATCTTGTTCATTTAGACAAGCATTTAAGCATTCATAACATGCTTGAGCACATCTGCTACAGGCATATATACATGCTTGATATGGGTCCGCTGCTGTACTTAATATTGCCACATTAAACACTTCCTTTAATATATTCTTTATCTAAAATATATTATCACCAGAAAATATATTTATATTCTAAAACTATAAAATACGAAAAAGCATAAAAGATATTTTTTAATATATATTTAAATTAACTTTCATATGAAAATAGTTTATATTACTAGAAATTTAATAAAAAAATTACTCATTTACTTTTAAACCATCTTAAAAGTAAATGAGTAAAATGTACATTATTTATAAACATAATTAATCTATATTTAATTACTTTTATTAATACTAACAGAGTTATTTTCTTTAGGTAAAAGGAATTGAATATATCTAATTAACACATATATACTTATAATAACAGCTATTATTTCTTGAAATTTAACTAAATATTTTAACCATGGAATAGCTTGCTTGGATTTAATTAAAAATCCATTTGTAAGTTTTATTGATATTCCACTTATTATAAGCGGAAATGTAAAACCTGAATAACTTGGATAAAACTTTAATTTCAAAAGTTTAAATAACATAATAATAACTGATACATACATTAGAACTGATAATATCATTAAGAACCAAACTATTGTCATATTTTTTGTTTCAAATGATTTCATATATCCCGCCAACAATAAACTTGCAGGTGCTGCAAATATTGCAATAGTTGGTAATGTTGGTTCTGGCATTTCCTTTACTTTTATAACTCTATAAATTACTATTGGTAAAAGTATTAAATAAGTTACAAATCCAAACCAAAATGCAACTTGTCCTACATTGGCCATTTTATAAACAGGTGCTGTCACACTTGCAACTACTATGCCAACGTAAACTATAAACCAAGATGGGAATACTTGTTTTATTTTAAAATTTAAGACAAACTTCTTTGTAAACCATAATATTAATATAATATGTAAAACAATTCCTACGATCCACATTGCATAAGCAAAGGATGATAAATATGGTGTGCAATAAGTTGATAACAACATAATTCCCATTGACAATGTTGGAAATACACTAGCTACTACTGGATTATCCAAACTTTTTGCTATATCCTTAGGATATTTAATAATTTTTCCAATCATTAATACAAGTAATATAGCAGATACTACTCCAAATATATTCCGATATCCTTCTCCATAAGATTGAACAAGATTTCCTGCTGCTGCTAATCCTAACATAAGCCCTACAATAGGAACTGGATATTTCTTTAAAAATTCATTCAATTACTATTCGCCTCCTTATATTTTAGATTTTTCATAAGTTTATTAAATGCAAATAAAAGTATATCATACCCCTAATTATGATTCTTTAATTATTTGTTTTTTTTATAGTTAAGCATTTAATTATAATTTTTATTTATTGGCAA
Above is a window of Clostridium sporogenes DNA encoding:
- a CDS encoding four-helix bundle copper-binding protein, encoding MAILSTAADPYQACIYACSRCAQACYECLNACLNEQDANPRKNCIKILMECAKMCEMSVGLMAMNGQFAKDHCKLCATICDKCAQECKMVQDEHCQKCAQECTTCAEECNRMSGM
- a CDS encoding YwbE family protein, whose protein sequence is MNGTIRENIRPGTKVKVVQKQDQRSEKLTEGVVEKLLTKSAIHPRGIKVMLESGIVGRVKEILR
- a CDS encoding TDT family transporter codes for the protein MNEFLKKYPVPIVGLMLGLAAAGNLVQSYGEGYRNIFGVVSAILLVLMIGKIIKYPKDIAKSLDNPVVASVFPTLSMGIMLLSTYCTPYLSSFAYAMWIVGIVLHIILILWFTKKFVLNFKIKQVFPSWFIVYVGIVVASVTAPVYKMANVGQVAFWFGFVTYLILLPIVIYRVIKVKEMPEPTLPTIAIFAAPASLLLAGYMKSFETKNMTIVWFLMILSVLMYVSVIIMLFKLLKLKFYPSYSGFTFPLIISGISIKLTNGFLIKSKQAIPWLKYLVKFQEIIAVIISIYVLIRYIQFLLPKENNSVSINKSN